One Struthio camelus isolate bStrCam1 chromosome 10, bStrCam1.hap1, whole genome shotgun sequence genomic region harbors:
- the LCAT gene encoding phosphatidylcholine-sterol acyltransferase isoform X2 codes for MGSTGIGAALLTLLLLLQPTSQFWLFNVLFPPTSTPEAPPTNSTPPVVLVPGCLGNQLEAKLDKPDVVNWMCYRKTEDYFTIWLNLNTFLPVGVDCWIDNTRVVYNRTSRKMSNAPGVHIRVPGFGKTYSVEYLDQSKLADEQPEYFQNLKALIEEMHDAYQRRVFIIAHSMGNLHVLYFLMQQTQAWKDQYIGGFISLGAPWGGSVKPLRVLASGDNQGIPLMSNIKLREEQRMTTTSPWMFPTSLAWPENHIFISTPSYNYTYRDYQRFFTDVNLEDGWYMWEDMKDLLKGLPPPGVDTYCLYGTGHPTVETYIYDERFPYEDPVDMIYGDGDDTVSTRSSELCKRWRNQQKQKVHVQELQGVDHLNMVFSNLTLSCINDILLGSPQVGAGTEEQGEPGWKRSSPEPGRGKKIPPGHKVLKEPRKN; via the exons ATGGGGAGTACAGGCATTGGGGCTGCGCTGCTGACACTGTTACTGCTCCTGCAGCCCACATCCCAGTTCTGGCTCTTCAACGTGCTCTTTCCACCCACCTCCACCCCAGAAGCACCCCCGACCAACAGCACACCACCCGTGGTACTCG TGCCTGGGTGCCTTGGGAACCAGCTGGAAGCAAAGCTGGACAAGCCAGATGTGGTGAACTGGATGTGCTACCGCAAAACTGAGGACTATTTCACCATCTGGCTCAACCTCAACACGTTCCTGCCAGTGGGAGTAGACTGCTGGATCGATAACACCAG GGTGGTGTATAATCGAACCTCTCGAAAAATGTCCAATGCCCCTGGGGTACACATCCGTGTGCCTGGCTTTGGCAAGACCTATTCTGTGGAATACCTGGATCAGAGCAAACTGGCAG ATGAGCAACCCGAATACTTCCAGAACCTGAAAGCGCTGATAGAGGAGATGCACGATGCATACCAGCGACGTGTCTTCATCATTGCACACAGCATGGGCAACCTGCACGTCCTCTACTTCCTGATGCAGCAGACGCAAGCCTGGAAGGATCAGTATATTGGGGGTTTCATCTCCCTGGGTGCCCCCTGGGGAGGGTCTGTCAAGCCCTTGCGTGTCCTGGCATCTG GTGATAACCAGGGCATACCACTCATGTCCAACATAAAGCTGCGTGAAGAGCAGCGCATGACCACGACCAGCCCCTGGATGTTCCCAAcaagcctggcctggcctgagAACCACATTTTCATCTCCACACCCTCCTACAATTACACCTACCGGGACTACCAACGCTTCTTCACTGACGTCAACTTGGAGGATGGCTGGTACATGTGGGAGGACATGAAGGACTTGCTGAAGGGCTTACCCCCTCCTGGCGTGGACACTTATTGCCTCTATGGTACAGGCCATCCCACTGTGGAAACTTACATATATGATGAGCGTTTCCCTTATGAGGACCCCGTGGACATGATTTATGGGGATGGGGATGACACTGTCAGCACACGCAGTTCTGAGTTGTGCAAGCGGTGGCGCAACCAACAGAAGCAGAAAGTACACGTTCAGGAGCTGCAAGGCGTCGACCACCTCAATATGGTCTTTAGCAACCTAACGCTGAGTTGCATCAATGACATACTGCTGGGGAGCCCACAggtcggggctggcaccgaggaGCAGGGAGAGCCCGGGTGGAAGAGATCCAGTCCAGagccagggagggggaagaagatcCCACCTGGACACAAAGTCCTTAAGGAGCccagaaagaactga
- the LCAT gene encoding phosphatidylcholine-sterol acyltransferase isoform X1: protein MGSTGIGAALLTLLLLLQPTSQFWLFNVLFPPTSTPEAPPTNSTPPVVLVPGCLGNQLEAKLDKPDVVNWMCYRKTEDYFTIWLNLNTFLPVGVDCWIDNTRVVYNRTSRKMSNAPGVHIRVPGFGKTYSVEYLDQSKLAGYLHTLVQNLVNNGYVRDQTVRAAPYDWRVGPHEQPEYFQNLKALIEEMHDAYQRRVFIIAHSMGNLHVLYFLMQQTQAWKDQYIGGFISLGAPWGGSVKPLRVLASGDNQGIPLMSNIKLREEQRMTTTSPWMFPTSLAWPENHIFISTPSYNYTYRDYQRFFTDVNLEDGWYMWEDMKDLLKGLPPPGVDTYCLYGTGHPTVETYIYDERFPYEDPVDMIYGDGDDTVSTRSSELCKRWRNQQKQKVHVQELQGVDHLNMVFSNLTLSCINDILLGSPQVGAGTEEQGEPGWKRSSPEPGRGKKIPPGHKVLKEPRKN from the exons ATGGGGAGTACAGGCATTGGGGCTGCGCTGCTGACACTGTTACTGCTCCTGCAGCCCACATCCCAGTTCTGGCTCTTCAACGTGCTCTTTCCACCCACCTCCACCCCAGAAGCACCCCCGACCAACAGCACACCACCCGTGGTACTCG TGCCTGGGTGCCTTGGGAACCAGCTGGAAGCAAAGCTGGACAAGCCAGATGTGGTGAACTGGATGTGCTACCGCAAAACTGAGGACTATTTCACCATCTGGCTCAACCTCAACACGTTCCTGCCAGTGGGAGTAGACTGCTGGATCGATAACACCAG GGTGGTGTATAATCGAACCTCTCGAAAAATGTCCAATGCCCCTGGGGTACACATCCGTGTGCCTGGCTTTGGCAAGACCTATTCTGTGGAATACCTGGATCAGAGCAAACTGGCAG GTTACCTGCACACGCTGGTGCAGAACTTGGTGAACAATGGCTACGTGAGGGACCAGACAGTTCGGGCAGCCCCCTATGACTGGAGAGTCGGGCCCC ATGAGCAACCCGAATACTTCCAGAACCTGAAAGCGCTGATAGAGGAGATGCACGATGCATACCAGCGACGTGTCTTCATCATTGCACACAGCATGGGCAACCTGCACGTCCTCTACTTCCTGATGCAGCAGACGCAAGCCTGGAAGGATCAGTATATTGGGGGTTTCATCTCCCTGGGTGCCCCCTGGGGAGGGTCTGTCAAGCCCTTGCGTGTCCTGGCATCTG GTGATAACCAGGGCATACCACTCATGTCCAACATAAAGCTGCGTGAAGAGCAGCGCATGACCACGACCAGCCCCTGGATGTTCCCAAcaagcctggcctggcctgagAACCACATTTTCATCTCCACACCCTCCTACAATTACACCTACCGGGACTACCAACGCTTCTTCACTGACGTCAACTTGGAGGATGGCTGGTACATGTGGGAGGACATGAAGGACTTGCTGAAGGGCTTACCCCCTCCTGGCGTGGACACTTATTGCCTCTATGGTACAGGCCATCCCACTGTGGAAACTTACATATATGATGAGCGTTTCCCTTATGAGGACCCCGTGGACATGATTTATGGGGATGGGGATGACACTGTCAGCACACGCAGTTCTGAGTTGTGCAAGCGGTGGCGCAACCAACAGAAGCAGAAAGTACACGTTCAGGAGCTGCAAGGCGTCGACCACCTCAATATGGTCTTTAGCAACCTAACGCTGAGTTGCATCAATGACATACTGCTGGGGAGCCCACAggtcggggctggcaccgaggaGCAGGGAGAGCCCGGGTGGAAGAGATCCAGTCCAGagccagggagggggaagaagatcCCACCTGGACACAAAGTCCTTAAGGAGCccagaaagaactga